acattgataaataagatgttcATCAATTTTCATAAAGTATGCTTATGTGGGTAAATGTTACTTGGggaccagagaggggagaggtcaggttagtcttatctgtgaatgtgtctgtaactattcctaaaccatgtgaagggatggtgtgattaatggggaaccagttaggttggctccacaatgtctgtgtgccagtcactcctctCTGTAAGCTTGTCCAAGAGGGGTTGTATTTTTTATGGGAGTATCTAGAAATTGACTATTGATacatgccattggatgaggtaatgttttggttcTAAGTGGTACCAAGAACGAGATGAGAACTTTGGTTTAGGAGAGGGCAAACTAaacaataatttatagctaatgctgtctggTTATTGGATACTCCTTTTTTCTGGTAAAAGGTTACTTgtgtaatgttcctaagatctgttattTGTCATGTGAGTTTAGAtgggtgtgtctttgctataaaggatctcagttgccattatgttgacaCTCTCTGAGAATTAATTTATAGACACCGAATTGATCTGAGAatcacagggctatggtgaagctcatataattaaagatggactttatgataactctgacttgtgtggtttgctttctcatgatttggtaatacaggaaatgTCCACGACACATCTCACCAGAGATACTTTATAGAGAATCTAGGAAGATTCATTTAGTTAACAAAGTATGACATTTTCTCTGAACTTAAACTTTAGATACAATataacagaaagacagagaagttGCTTAGAGAGCTCCTATGTTCCTTCACTCTTTTGGATCAAACCAATAGACACGTTTACTCATACAGAAAAACACTCATCGACAAGCATGGAGAGTATCTTCTTATTCATTGCTAGAAGTTCTGTTAGCAATTGCATCATGTAGTTTTCTTGAttcatatatttatgtatatatttttatttcacctttatttaacaggtagttgagaacaagttctcatttacaactgtgacctggccaagataaagcaaagcagtgcgacacaaacaacaacacacagttacacatggaataaacaagcaggaattggctttgagggtgactgctggagtgcatgctacgggtgggtgctgctatggtgaccagagagctgagataaggcggggctttacctagcaaagattacctggaaccagtgggtttggcgacaaatataaagcgagggccagccaacgagagcatacaggtcgcagtggtgggtagaatatggggctttggtgacaaatggatggcactgtgatagactgaatccaaattgctgagtagagtgttggaggctttttgtaaatgacatctccgaagtcaaggatcggtaggatagtcagttttatgggggtatgtttggcagcatgagcgaaataggaagccgattctagatttaattttgaattggagatgcttgatgtgagtcttgaaagagagtttacagtctaaccagacacctaggtatttgtagttgtccacatattctatgtcagaaccgtccagtgtagtgatgctggactggtgggcaggtgcgggcagcgatcggtcgaagagcatgtatttagttttgcttgcatttaagagcagttgaaggccacggaaggagagttgtaatggtattgaagctcgtctggaggtttgttaacacactttccaaagaagggccagaagtatacagaatagtgtcgtctgcgtaaaggtggatcagagaatcaccagcaacaagagcgacatcaatgatgtatacagagaaaagagtcagcccaagaattgaaccctgtggcatccccatagagactgtcagaggtccgtacaacaggccctccgatttgacacagtgaactctgtctgagaagtagttggtgaaccagcgaggcagtcatttgagaaaccaaggctgttgagtctgccgataagaatgtggtgattgacagagtcaaaagccttggccaggtcgatgaatacagctgcacagtattgtctcttatcgatggcagtaatgatataatttaggaccttgagcgtggctgaggtgcacccatgaccagctcggagaCCAGATTGCAtggcggagaaggtatggtgggattccaAATGGTCcttgatctgtttgttaacttggctttcgaaacccttagaaaggcagggtagaatagatataggtctgtaacagtttgggtctagagtgtctccccctttgaagagggggatgaccgcgcagctttccaatctttggggatctcagatgattcgaaagagaggttaaacaggctagtaataggggttgcaacaattgcggcggatacTTTtataaagagagggtccagattgtctagcccagctgatttataggggtccagattttgcagctctttcagaacatcagctatctgtatttgggtgaaggagaaatgggggaggcttgtgcaagttgctgtggggggtgcagagctgttgaccggggtaggcgtAGCCAAGTGGaaacatggccagccgtagaaaaacgCTAGATGACATTctcaattatcgtagatttatcggtggtgacagtatttcctagcctaattgcagtgggcagctgggaggaggtgctcttattctccatggactttacagtgtctcaaCTTttgggagtttgtgctacaggatgcaaatttctgtttgaaaaagctagccttagctttcctaactgcctgtgtattttggttcctaacttccctgaaaagttacatatcacaggggctattcgatgctaatacagcacgccacagaatgtttttgtgctgttcaagggcagtcaggtctggagtgaaccaagggctataacTGTTCCTGAGTGAGTCAAttttttttttgaatggggcatgcttatttttaagatggtgaggaaagcacatttaaagaataaccaggcatcctctattgacggaatgaggtcaatatccttccaggaaacccgggccaggtcaattataAAGGCTGAAATGTttaagggagcgtttgacagtgatgatgggtggtcatttgaccgcagacccattacggacggaGGCAGTGAGGccgtgattgctgagatcctggttgaagacagaagAGGTGTATTTTGAAAGCAgtttggtcaggatgatatctatgaggatgcccgtgtttacggatttggggttgtacctggtaggttcattgataatttgtatgagattgagggcatctagcttagattgtaggacggccggggtgttaagcatgtcccagtttaggtcacctaacagtatgagcttctgaagatagatgggggacaatcaattcacatatggtgtccagggcacagctgggggcagaagatGGTCTATTGCaagctgcaacggtgagagacttgtttctggaaaggtggatttttaaaagtagaagcttaaATTATTTGGggacagacctggatagtatgatataactctgcaggctgtctctgcagtagattgcaacagcgccccctttggcagttttatctttttggaaaatgttatagttagggatggaaatttcaggatttttggtggccttcctaagccaggattcagacacggctaggacatccgggttggcagagtgctAAAGCAGTggataaaacaaacttagggaggagactTCTAACATTAACATGCAtcaaaccaaggcttttacggttacagaagtcaacaaataaaAGTGCctagggaatgggagtggagataggcgctgcagggcctggattaacctctacatcaccagtggaacagagaaggagtatgataagggtacggctaaaggctataagaactgttcgtctagtgcgttcggaacagagagtgaaaggagcaggtttctgggcacggaagaatagattcaaggcataatgtacagacaagggtatggtaggatgtgaatacagtggaggtaaacctgggcagtggaggtaaacctggacaccatttaaaccaggtgaggtcaccgcatgtgtgggaggtggaactgaagggttagctaaggcatattgagcagggttaaaggctctacagtgaaataagacaataatcactaaccaaaacagcaatggacaaggcatattgacctGAGGGAGAAGCATGCGCAgcagagtgatcatagggtccagtgagtagctaggtGGGCTGGAGACAGTGATtcagcgattcagacagttagcgggccaggggctagctggctagcagaagggcctcaGGGGGGACATCGGGACGGAAGAGTCTGTTGATGCCCCCTCGGGCGGTTTCGTCAGTAGACCAGTCGTAATGGATCGGTGGGGCTCCGTATCGGCAGTAAagggggtccaggccaattggaaaaataggtattgtagcccaaagtgctccttgggatgtttaaagcttgggaaatatttttgtatccaaatccggctttaaacttcttcacaacagtatctcagacctgcaaggtgtgttccttgttcttcatgatgctctctgcgcttttaacggacctctgagactatcacagtgcaggtgcatttatacggagacttgattacacacaggtggattgtatttatcatcattagtcatttaggtcaacattggatcattcagagatcctcactgaacttctggagagagtttgctgcactgaaagtaaaggggctgaataattttgcacgcccaatttttcagtttttgatttgttaaaaaagtttgaaatatccaattatTTTCCAATTACTGTATTAATTAATGACACAGGGATCCTTTAGAGATCTTTGGGATTATACATGTATATTACTATAAACAATATGTACAGTGTGtccataaaaatatatttaagttATAATGACAACCCCTCCTCCCTATAGAGTCAAAGCCAATGAGGATTGTGCTGCTGGGGAAAACAGGAAGTGGCAAAAGCAGTGCAGGAAACACCATCTTtggaggaggaaagaaagagttCTTGATAGGTCGTTCAGCCAACTCTGAAACGCACATGTGCGAAACAAAGACCAATGACATTGATGGAAGAAAGCTCACTGTAGTAGACACACCTGGACTCTTTGACACACACATCCTTGAAGAGGAGCTGAAACCTGAACTAGTGAAATGTATTGTAGAATGTGCTCCGGGGCCACATGCCTTCCTCATTGTGCTTAGAGTGGACAGGTACACAGTCCACGAGGaacaagtcattacaaaaattgaGGAATGTTTTTCACCAGAGGCCTTCAAATATGCCACAGTTCTCTTCACTTATGGTGACCAGCTTCTTGAAGGAACAACTATTCAGGATTTTGTGAATACAAATGTGAAACTGAACAAGCTTGTGGAGAAATGTGGTGGCCGCTGTCACGTCATCGACAACAAATACTGGAACAACAGTCAGCAGGATGAGTACAGGAACAACCAGTACCAAGTAGCAGAGCTACTCAACACCATAGAGAAGATGGTGAGAGAGAACGGAGGAGGGTGCTACACCAACGAGATGCTCCAAGAGGCAGATAGATTAATAAAAGCAGAGATAGAGAGTATTAGAGAGTCAAACAGCCAGATGTCAGAGGAAGAGATTGAAAAACTATCCAAGGAAAGAGCGAGAAAGAAACTCCTGATCAAGTTGTCAGGGGTAGCAACAGGTGTAGTGGTAGGAGCTCTACTTGGGGTTGTAGGGTCATTAGCAATAGTACTCTTACTTCTTGCAAACCCATTGGAACAATTAAGTACAAAAGTAGCAGAAGCAACAGCAGCAAAAGTAGCAGGCGTAGTAGCAGGAGGattagcagcagcaggagcagtagtAGGAGTAGCAGCAGGAGGAACTGTAGTTGCAGGGGAGATCGGAGGAAGCATTGGAGTTGGTGCAGGGTTAGGCATAGCTGCAGGAGTTGTTGTTGGGACAGCAGCATTAGTAGGAGCAATACAAGGGGGGGTAGTTGGAGCTGAGGCAGCAGAAGATGCAGAGACACCAGGAGAGGCAGCAGAGAAAGCAGCTGAGGCAGTCCTTAAGAAGGGTAAGGGAATCTGGGTGGAGTGTAAAGCAGTCTTGGTGGAGAGTAAAGGATGTGTGGAGAATGTAAGATATATGTCAGATGGGTACAGGAAACTGAGCTTAGGTAATGAAAAGATGTAGCAGGAGCACTCTAGGTatacaaataaataattaaggGTGATCACAACCTGTGTTTCCATAGTTTTCTCAACACACCAGTCAGTGCTCTACACACCAATCAGTACTGTACAGACCAGTCAGTACTATACACACCAGTCAGTACTATACACACCAGTCAGTACTATACACACCAGTCAGAACTATACCACAGaagaataaaaaaataagaaCAAAAACTGTTTTAATGTCTTGTGAAAGTTAAGTGACAATTCAAACAAATCCAAAAAAATGTCAGACAACTCAAACATTATAACATGTTATTGTTTAAAAAGAATTACAGTAGAATATATTTGATTTCAATGTTTTAACAGAATTACAGGAGCAAATGTTGGATTGCTATTTTCAAATTATTAAAACATTTCCTTTCAATGTAAATGATGTAGTGAATAAAATGAAAAATACCACACAAAAATACCACATTTTATGTAACATGCATGATTACGTCATTGTCATTATAATGCTGTATGTTTTGAAAAAATTGGAGACACAGAGAAGTGACTCATAAAATCATATTTACCACAATGTTGATTTTATATCAGGGTTTCCCTTTTCACAGCTTACGAGCTTTTAGTTTATGTAAGTGTAGTCAGTGACATCAGCTATTACCAGCATTGTGGAAATGTTAAGTTTATTCACTCAAAAATCTTCCTATTTTTTATGATCACTATGGTATTGTCTGTATTTACTATTTTTAATGATTGAGACTTTAGGAATGTGGACTGGCATGTATTCTACACTCTGTTGATTGAATTACTTACAAAAAAGACAAAATGGTTAATTGTTCACAATCTGTTGGATATTCATGTGTACATTAAAACAATAATTTATCAAAAGCATAAGAGGTATTTCGAGCATATTAGAGTTTTCCTTATTCAGTATCTTGATCAGGGCAGCTCTATCTCAAAGGCAGAAAGTACTGTGACAGTTTAAGTTTAGGCAAGAAATGTGATTGGTTGAGTTTAAACAAGCAGTTCCAATCATCCTGTTATAAGAGCAGATCTGCCTCAAGGGCAGAAAATAAATGTGATTGTTTAAGTTTAGGCACAATGAACCCATGTGTTGATGTGAATGATAGAGATGAAGCCTTGAATAGAAAGAGTCTGTAGCAACCCAGAAGGCTTTGGAATGTGtttgatgaaggagaggagatcaACGTGTTGATATAGGGAAGATAGATGAATAGCtgtggattaggtgaaggaggggttgagatcaggaggtgaggggtgaggtcAGTTCCCCTAAGGGAGTAATCAGGGTTAGTATCTGGTTACCTTCCTTCTCTTGGGCATAAACTAAGgattggagagagggagtgtcttAAGTAGGATGTATTTAAACTGTGATGTGAGAAATGTTTTGCTGTCTGattacagctgtacagaacctttTGGAAGATTTAAAattggttaaagcttctctagtgtccgtgggttatttactctgaaaaataagaacctaacagATGGCGTTGCGAGCAAGGTTCACCACGATTTATAGTCAAGGCATGGTGTCCAGATTAGTGGAGTGGGGCGGAGCTGGCAACAAACAAAAGGTAGGCTAAGTTCCTATATCTGTTTCCACTCATTTTGACATCTTGGGGAGATGAGAATCGTTGGCTGAACTAATTATGGGATACGGACCTGGAGAGCCTAAGTTTAATACTATAGGCCCATTGTGTAACGACCCGTCGTAGCTTTATAGTAAATGGTAAGGCCCGGAAGGTAAACTCATACAGGCTGGTACCTGTAGGGTAAGTCCTAGGGGGTAACTCCCTAGTCGGTTGGTTCAAGATAGTACTATAAAGTCAATAGTTAATCCCAGTGGATTAATACCTGTGATTACTATTAATATGGGGTGAGTCCCGGAAGGTAAATTCGAGCAGGCTGGAACCTGCAAAGGGTGAGTCCTAGGGGGTAAATACCAGCGGGGTTGGTTCCCTGCATAGCTATAACAGGGTGAGAGCCTAGTTGTATTGGCCATAAAAGTGTGAATGGGAGGTTAGTTGTGTGCCCTTAGTTGTgagtctttaaaaaatatatgattattattattttctcctCTAAAGGATTCCTCAGTTTTCAATTTATCTATTTATAAAACAATaagtgtatattacatttgtcaGCAATGATTATGAATCTACACCACACAACAGCAGTAAATAGgctctcgctctttctgtctgTATCTGGCA
Above is a genomic segment from Oncorhynchus masou masou isolate Uvic2021 chromosome 23, UVic_Omas_1.1, whole genome shotgun sequence containing:
- the LOC135510067 gene encoding uncharacterized protein LOC135510067, whose protein sequence is MSSLSESNQRRIVLLGKTGSGKSSAGNTIFGGDEEFKIDSSAKSKTHKCEAKTKIINGRKITLVDTPGLFDTNITEGKLKPELVKCIVECNPGPHAILIVLKVEKYTDQEKQVIAKIEECFSPEAFKYAIVLFTHGYQLKGRAIDDFVKTSEELNELVEKCGGRCHVIDNEFWNNSQQGQYRNNQFQVAELLNTIEEMMRENRGGCYTNKFLQAVNREIKVEIESITEESNGEKSPEEINEQATENVWKRLLIKLTGIATGTIVAALLGVAGAVAFVCSVLGKIPTVTELAARGLGAAITASIAGGVVAGGAIGGGMIGAGVAEDAETPGEAAERTTEAVCEVGKYILEEGKGILDSVRGVSEGYSKLSLSEEKKYSEESKPMRIVLLGKTGSGKSSAGNTIFGGGKKEFLIGRSANSETHMCETKTNDIDGRKLTVVDTPGLFDTHILEEELKPELVKCIVECAPGPHAFLIVLRVDRYTVHEEQVITKIEECFSPEAFKYATVLFTYGDQLLEGTTIQDFVNTNVKLNKLVEKCGGRCHVIDNKYWNNSQQDEYRNNQYQVAELLNTIEKMVRENGGGCYTNEMLQEADRLIKAEIESIRESNSQMSEEEIEKLSKERARKKLLIKLSGVATGVVVGALLGVVGSLAIVLLLLANPLEQLSTKVAEATAAKVAGVVAGGLAAAGAVVGVAAGGTVVAGEIGGSIGVGAGLGIAAGVVVGTAALVGAIQGGVVGAEAAEDAETPGEAAEKAAEAVLKKGKGIWVECKAVLVESKGCVENVRYMSDGYRKLSLGNEKM